The following proteins are encoded in a genomic region of Gossypium hirsutum isolate 1008001.06 chromosome D05, Gossypium_hirsutum_v2.1, whole genome shotgun sequence:
- the LOC107902217 gene encoding uncharacterized protein produces MDFVSGLPSTPIKKDSIWVIMDRLTKSAHFIPIWTDCSLQKLAKLYISEIVRLHGADGQSEWVIQIPEDMLWSCCRTPLCWAKLGERQVLGPKLVSETEGKVRLIRDRLKVAFDRQKLYADLKMRDIDYFGGDFIFLKVSPWKKVPRFRRKGKLSLQFVRPYQILKRVGLVAYQLKLPPELNCIHDVFHVSMLMRFQSDPSHIVSIEKIEVKPDLTFKDEPI; encoded by the exons atggacttcgttagtgggttaccttCAACACCTATTAAGAAGGATTCTATATGGGTtatcatggatcgattgaccaaatctgcccaTTTTATTCCAATTTGGACAGATTGTTCTTTGCAGAAGTTGGCCAAGctctatatttctgagattgtgagacttcatggg gccgatggtcaatctgagtgggTGATTCAGATACCGGAGGATATGCTTTGGAGTTGT tgtcgtactccactATGTTGGGCTAAGTTGGGGGAGCGACAGGTTTTGGGTCCtaagttggtttccgagactgaggGCAAGGTCAGATTAATTCGGGATCGTCTTAAGGTAGCTTTTGATAGGCAAAAGttatatgcagatttgaaaatgaGGGATATCGATTACTTTGGGGGTGACTTCATTTTCCttaaggtatctccgtggaagaaagttccgCGATTTAGACGTAAAGGAAAGTTGAGCCTTCAGTTTGTTAGGCCGTATCAGATTCTGAAGCGTGTGGGACTGGTCGCTTATCAGTTaaagttacctccagagttaaaCTGTATCCATGACGTatttcacgtctctatgttgatgAGGTTTCAGTCTGATCCATCTCATATTGTTTCTATTGAGAAGATCGAGGTTAAACCGGATTTGACATTTAAGGATGAGCCGATTTAA